Within Triticum dicoccoides isolate Atlit2015 ecotype Zavitan chromosome 1B, WEW_v2.0, whole genome shotgun sequence, the genomic segment CTATCTCATGATCAGGTTTTTGAAGTAACGTTTGCACTTCTATAAAACAACAAAGGCCAAAAATACAAGAGTCAAGAGCTCATAGCATGTTAAATTGATGCTTTGTTATTTGGGTACCGTTGTTATTTTAGCCAGATACCTTGAGCTCTTTTTTGACGAATTCTGTGAGTAAGCTTCTTCTCAGGCTGTTCTGTCATTGTATCCTTCAAGGCTCTCTTACGACCGCGTGAAGATACTTCACTTTTATTTTTCTGCTGGTTCGGCTGTGATTTTTCTGAAGTGGATTTTGTCGAGGTGCGCTTGGAACCCCTCAAAGGTTCTTTATTTGGATCTTTCTTCCTTGACTTTCTCGGTGCCTTCTGCTTTCCTCCAGCAGTGTTCTCGTCGCCACTATCATTATTTTGTTCGGTTGCTGAAGGTTCAACAAAATCTTCATCAAGATGATCGTCAACAATATGCTCAGATAACCCAACTTTCTGAATCTCTGTCCTGCTTCTTAACTTCATTGATAATTCTTGTTTTCCAACATCCAATTTGGATTGTTGTTCAACACCATGATCTGATCGCTCCCCATCATGGTACTGGCTCTCCCTATCAGTATATTCCTGATCGTCTGAATGTTCTTCAGTAAGACAATGCTGCAAAAATTACCAATGAGACAAGGACTTAACTTTTGAGGTGGCAAGAAAATTCTAATCACAAGTGTAGACTTCAGCAAGGACTTACCTTTTGAGGTGCTTGCTGAGGCAAGGTGTTCAAATTTTCATCAGAGCGTATGTCATTATGGTTGGTATCTGTTGCAGCGACCCCCTCATAATCATCTGGTAGAACAAATGTTACTGATttgcctttgccctttttctttccAAGATCAAGTAGAAATGTAGCAGCAGCTTCAGCTGTACCAGAAATATGTTTGCTCATTATGAGTAAATAAGCAGGAAAGCTAGACGAAGCAATATAAAGTGATAAGCGCAGCCAACAACTCACGACATACTGTATGGTCAGAATGAGCGTTATGCCAGATGTGCATGGAAAAGAAGTTCCACAAATAAATCAAACACGCACCTGAGGGTTCTCCAAAGATCGGTTGAGTATCATCAGTATGAGGATTTATCAGCCCATCTTCAGAGTCTATATCAACACTAGCATTGATATCCTAAAAGCAATCAAAAGCAGAGCATCAGCATATCATATTTGTGAACCTTAGTTAAATTTCTAACAGATTTCAACCCTGACCTTTAGATTAGCTTCTGCATGATCATCACTAGTCCCAACAGCCTTGGATGAAGCCCTGCCAGGTTTTCTTTGTGATTTAGGGCGTAACTTTGCAGCAGTTTCCTCTGGACCAGGCTCTTCAAGGATGCGGTTGTGGTTAACGAAATTGTCAACTGTACCATCATCAGTTCCCAAGGGTGGCTGAGAATCTGAGGTCTGTACATGTTCTTCATGTCTAGGAGCTTGTACCTGCTCATCGTTGCATCCTCTGAGATCATCATTACCATCCTCTTTATTTTGTGAGACCACGTCTACAGTTGAAGCTGCCTTCTTTTGGCCAGTCTTTCGGGACTTGGATGCTGCCTTGCTGAGTTTCACCTTAATTTTTAGCTTGGACTTTGCAACGTTTTCCTCTTCAGAATGTGTGTCAAATAGTTCCCCAAAGTCAGCTAAATCATCAACTGTCTTGCTAGTTGGATGGGTGGATGATGCTTGGGTATCTGAAACAACCAAGTTTTCTTGGAGCGTAGCTACTTCAGATGGATCATCATGAGGATCGTCATCTTGTGAAAGCCTATCTACAGAAGAAACTGTCAGCACATCATCAGAAGGTGTGTAAAGAGTGCCCCCACAAGCTTCCGCACCACCAATCGTTTCACTACCAAGAACGGTCGAAGATGTTATTTCTTGATTCGTAGTGAGTCCTTGAGACAAATTATCTTGACTTAAAGCTACAGCGTTCTCATCACTTGTTTCCACTGTATGATTGGGTACAACAGATCGTGATGGCACAGATTTCTTCCGAAGCTTGCCCcgcagcttattaggatgaaactttacaGCAGCTTCCGCTTCTGCAGGGGCATCAGTGATGTCGCCAAAGTTAGCCTCATCGTCAATCATGTCCAAACCCCCTTTGTGGCCTCCAGGAAGCTGTTTTGACCTGCCAAAGTCACTTTAGGAAATATTGCAGGTTCAGAAAGCAGCAGCAGCAAGGGAAGCATGTTATATAAAAAAGAAATGGACAATATATTATCTCACAGAAAGATAACAAAATAAAAGGAAACGGAAATCCTTGCTGGCACTATTTTTCTAAGGCCCAGTAACATCTTATCAGTCCATTTTGCCGTGCACAAGAAATACTCCTAGACAATACAATCAAAACACACAGGTAAACTACTGGTAACCAGCCATATTTTCCAGGTTCTAACTGGCATCATCAACACAATTGCATTCATCAGTTGCAACTTGCAAGATTAAAGGATCATACAAATTTTAGCAATTAAACCTTACTAGTATTTGATTTAGTTCACAAGAAAGCATCCATCAACGACCAAATTTCTAAGATGTTTCAACAACCGTATATACGGTTCATCAACAAGAAATAGACACCACACCACACATT encodes:
- the LOC119348835 gene encoding uncharacterized protein LOC119348835 isoform X2 produces the protein MIDDEANFGDITDAPAEAEAAVKFHPNKLRGKLRKKSVPSRSVVPNHTVETSDENAVALSQDNLSQGLTTNQEITSSTVLGSETIGGAEACGGTLYTPSDDVLTVSSVDRLSQDDDPHDDPSEVATLQENLVVSDTQASSTHPTSKTVDDLADFGELFDTHSEEENVAKSKLKIKVKLSKAASKSRKTGQKKAASTVDVVSQNKEDGNDDLRGCNDEQVQAPRHEEHVQTSDSQPPLGTDDGTVDNFVNHNRILEEPGPEETAAKLRPKSQRKPGRASSKAVGTSDDHAEANLKDINASVDIDSEDGLINPHTDDTQPIFGEPSAEAAATFLLDLGKKKGKGKSVTFVLPDDYEGVAATDTNHNDIRSDENLNTLPQQAPQKHCLTEEHSDDQEYTDRESQYHDGERSDHGVEQQSKLDVGKQELSMKLRSRTEIQKVGLSEHIVDDHLDEDFVEPSATEQNNDSGDENTAGGKQKAPRKSRKKDPNKEPLRGSKRTSTKSTSEKSQPNQQKNKSEVSSRGRKRALKDTMTEQPEKKLTHRIRQKRAQEVQTLLQKPDHEIDRMKLSVTHLRLLQEARERIQSKTPSGPSSSNQSSHFGDTDDFDPFGDNYDNDRTENHALENATKLNYHSYMDKKTRAKWTKSDTDLFYQGLRQFGSDFAMIQQLFPDKSRDQVRQKFKSEDKKHPMQVHDAILHRSRDNLYLKQVMKQLNIEDSLKDINSTQKQEVASTEGNTGNDVISETNISVENVSNLSDEEMGTLQSEVKEGEDVAAGNADDVDLDVFDWY
- the LOC119348835 gene encoding uncharacterized protein LOC119348835 isoform X1, with translation MIDDEANFGDITDAPAEAEAAVKFHPNKLRGKLRKKSVPSRSVVPNHTVETSDENAVALSQDNLSQGLTTNQEITSSTVLGSETIGGAEACGGTLYTPSDDVLTVSSVDRLSQDDDPHDDPSEVATLQENLVVSDTQASSTHPTSKTVDDLADFGELFDTHSEEENVAKSKLKIKVKLSKAASKSRKTGQKKAASTVDVVSQNKEDGNDDLRGCNDEQVQAPRHEEHVQTSDSQPPLGTDDGTVDNFVNHNRILEEPGPEETAAKLRPKSQRKPGRASSKAVGTSDDHAEANLKDINASVDIDSEDGLINPHTDDTQPIFGEPSAEAAATFLLDLGKKKGKGKSVTFVLPDDYEGVAATDTNHNDIRSDENLNTLPQQAPQKHCLTEEHSDDQEYTDRESQYHDGERSDHGVEQQSKLDVGKQELSMKLRSRTEIQKVGLSEHIVDDHLDEDFVEPSATEQNNDSGDENTAGGKQKAPRKSRKKDPNKEPLRGSKRTSTKSTSEKSQPNQQKNKSEVSSRGRKRALKDTMTEQPEKKLTHRIRQKRAQEVQTLLQKPDHEIDRMKLSVTHLRLLQEARERIQSKTPSGPSSSNQSSSHFGDTDDFDPFGDNYDNDRTENHALENATKLNYHSYMDKKTRAKWTKSDTDLFYQGLRQFGSDFAMIQQLFPDKSRDQVRQKFKSEDKKHPMQVHDAILHRSRDNLYLKQVMKQLNIEDSLKDINSTQKQEVASTEGNTGNDVISETNISVENVSNLSDEEMGTLQSEVKEGEDVAAGNADDVDLDVFDWY